The sequence AGGGCTCCATGTCGGCGACCCACCGCTCGATGGTGCCGGGCACCAGGCTGTCGGCCAGGCCCTCCTCGATCAGCACCGCGAAGTCGGTAGCTGCGCCGGCGGGCGGACCGATGATGGTCTCGAGCGAGAAGGGGACGGTGGAGGGCTCCCCGGCGGCCCACTCCTCCCAGGTCCCGGGGTCGGCCCCCGTCAGGTCCACTGTCATGGGCGGGAATGACGCGAGCGCTGCGAAAGCGAGCAGAAGCATGCTCCCGGAACCTCCTGATCCCCTATACGGCGAAGAGGAACCTGCCCAGATCCAGCAGCCTCACGGCGAGATCGAGGGCCGGATAGGCCACCCTGGAGAAGACGCCCAGGTAGAGCAGCCCGAAGACTATGAACATCCCGTAGGGCTCGATGCTCAGATACCTGAGCAGGGCCCTCCCCCTCAGGAATTTCGCCACTATCCGGCTGCCGTCGAGGGGCGGCACCGGGAAGAGGTTGAACACCGTGAGTATGACGTTGACGAGGGCGGTCGAAGCCAGGGCCTTGGTGACGAAGCCCGGCACGACGGTGGAAACCAGGTGCGCCGCACCGGCGAAGACTGCGGCGAGCACGAGGTTCGTGCCCGGACCGGCTATCGAGACCCACATCATCCCCGTCCTGGGCCGTCTGAAGTACCTGGGGTCGACCGGAACCGGCTTGGCCCAGGCCAGCAGCACCGAGCTGCCTATCACGGTCAGCAGGATCGGGAGGATGATCGTGCCGAAGATGTCTATGTGCGGCAGCGGATTGAAGGTGAGCCTCCCCATCCGGTATGCGGTGGGGTCGCCCAGCCTGTAGGCCGTGTAGCCGTGGGCGATCTCGTGACAGATCACGCTGAAGAAGACCAGGACTATGACGAGCGGCGCCGATCCGTCCATCTACCGCCTTCTCCCGAGGAGGAGCAGCCTTATGAGGTTCGCCACGGAGGCGAGGGCGGCGGCGACATAGGTCATGCCGGCGGCCCTCAGCACCTTCTTCACCCCGCCGAGTTCCTCGCTGTTCAGGCTCCCGGTGGCCTCCAGGTACGATACCGCCCTCGAGCTGGCGTTGAACTCCACGGGGAGCGTGACGATGTGGAAAAGCACGGCGCCGCCGTACAGGATGGCGCCGATGGTTATGACCAGGCTGCCGAGCTCGCCCATGACCACGCCCGCGAACATCAGGGGGACGAGGAGCTGCGAACCGAGGTTCGCAACGGGCACAAGGGCGTTGCGCATGGTGATGGGCCTGTACTTGAAGGCATGCTGCACGGCGTGCCCGGCCTCGTGCGCTGCCACTCCGAGGGCGGCGACGGAGGCGCTGCCGTAGACGGGGTCGGACAGCCTCAGGACGTTGCTCCTGGGGTCGAAGTGGTCCGTGAGGTTGCCTGCCACCCGCTCGACGGCCACGTTCGTGAGGCCATAGTTGTCGAGGATCCTGCGGGCCATCTGCTCGCCGGTCATGCCGAGCCTCGTGCCCACCTTGCTGTAGCGCGAAAAGGTTCTCTGGACCGCTCCACCCGCGATGAGCCCGAGGATCATCGCCCCGATGACGAGCAGGAATCCCGGGTCTATCTGGCCAAAGCTCAACGGCATGACTGTCTCCCTTCGCTTCCTATCGAACCTTGTCGCCGGGACGGGCCGAAGGGTCGGGGCCCAGGACGAACACCCCCGACCCGCCGTCCGATGCGAGTATCATCCCGTCGCTCTGAACCCCCCTGATCCGGGCCGGTTCCAGGTTCGACACGACCACGACCAGCCTTCCCGCAAGGGCGTCCGGCTCGTACCACTGCCTGAGCCCGGCCACGATGGACCTGGGTTCCGGCTCACCGAGGTCGACCTTCATCGCCAGCAGCTTGTCGGCCTTCGGCACGGGCTCGGCGGAGATGATCCTCCCGACGCGCAGGTCGAGCTTCCTGAACTCGTCGAAGGATATCCTCGCCGGAGCCTCCGGTTCCACGGCGGGAGCCTTCGCATCATCCTCCCCCTTCACCCCCGGCGGGACGGAAGCGGCGGGCTTCCCGGGCGCGGCGGAGCCGTCGAATCCCTCTTCCAGCTTCTCGAAGAGGATCACGGGCTGCCCCAGCCTGGTTCCTTCGACGAGGGACGGCCTGCCGATGGCGTCCCAGCGGTTCTCCCTGCCGCCTCCCAGCATCCCGGCGATCCTCTCGCAGGAGAACGGCAGGAACGGGGAGAAGACGAGCCTGAGCCAGTCGATGAATTCCAGCGAATGGCGGATCGTCCGGGCGCATTCCTCGCGCGAGGTGCGGGCGGTCCTCCAGGGCTCAGAGGAGTCGAAGTACCTGTTCCCCTCGCGGGCCAGGGCCATCGCCTCGGCGCAGGCCGCCTTGAACCTGAAGGTGGAGAGGAGGCCGCGGATGGAGGCACCGGCCTGCAGGGCCATGTCGGCGAGCGCCTTCTCCCTCTCTCCGGGTTCGCCGCAGGCGGGCACGAGCCCGCCGAACTCGCGGAACGCGAAGCTCACGGTGCGGTTGACGAAGTTGCCCAGCACGTCGGCCAGCTCGTTGTTCCTCACCCTGAACTCGGCCCAGGTGAAGTCGGCGTCCCTGCCCTCGGGGGCGTTGATCGAGAGCGTGTATCTCATGGGATCGGGCTGGAACCTCTCGAGATACTCGCCCATCCACACGGCGGTGCCGCGGCTCGTGGACTGCTTCTGGCCCGAGATGTTCAGGAACTCGTTCGCCGGGATGTTCCAGGGCAGGACGAAGCCGCCCAGGCCGCGGAGGATCGCCGGCTCTATGATGGCATGGAAGACGATGTTGTCCTTGCCGATGAAGTGCACGAGCCTGGTGCCGGGATCCTTCCACCACTTCTCCCAGGCGCCGGGATCGCCCCGCTTCTCGAAGAGCTCGCGCGTGCTGCTGACATAGCCCAGCAGGGCCTCGAACCAGACGTAGAGCACCTTGCCCGACGCGGCGTCCAGCGGCACGGGGACCCCCCAGTCGATGTCCCTGGTGATGGCGCGCTCCTGGAGCCCCTCGTCCAGCCAGCCCCTGCAGTAGTTGAGCACGTTGTCCCGCCAGCCCTCGCGGGAGGGGAGCCATTCCCGGAGCCAGTCCTGGAAGGCGTCCAGCCGCAGGAACCAGTGCGTCGTGTCGCGCGGGGAGGGTTCCGAACCGCAGATGCTGCACGATGGAGCCTTCAGCTCCAGCGCCTCGAGCCAGCTCCCGCAGGATTCGCACAGGTCTCCCCTGGCCCCGGGAGCTCCGCACTTCGGACAGGTGCCGTTCACGTAGCGGTCCGGCAGGAACCTGGAGCATCGCGGGCAGTGGAGCTGCTTCATCGTCCTCTCGGCTATGAGGCCCTTTCCGAGCAGATCGAGGAAGACTCCCCTGGCGAATTCGGCGTGGGACGGCAGGGACGTGCGCGAGAAGTTGTCGAAGGAGATCCCGAAGGCCTCGAACTCCCTGCGTATGGTCGCGTGGTACTCGTCCACCACCTCGCGGGGCGTCCTGCCCTG is a genomic window of Candidatus Fermentibacter sp. containing:
- the metG gene encoding methionine--tRNA ligase, yielding MDTRYLVTSALPYANGPLHLGHLAGAYLPADIYVRFLRMCGEDVIYVCGTDEHGVPITITAEKQGRTPREVVDEYHATIRREFEAFGISFDNFSRTSLPSHAEFARGVFLDLLGKGLIAERTMKQLHCPRCSRFLPDRYVNGTCPKCGAPGARGDLCESCGSWLEALELKAPSCSICGSEPSPRDTTHWFLRLDAFQDWLREWLPSREGWRDNVLNYCRGWLDEGLQERAITRDIDWGVPVPLDAASGKVLYVWFEALLGYVSSTRELFEKRGDPGAWEKWWKDPGTRLVHFIGKDNIVFHAIIEPAILRGLGGFVLPWNIPANEFLNISGQKQSTSRGTAVWMGEYLERFQPDPMRYTLSINAPEGRDADFTWAEFRVRNNELADVLGNFVNRTVSFAFREFGGLVPACGEPGEREKALADMALQAGASIRGLLSTFRFKAACAEAMALAREGNRYFDSSEPWRTARTSREECARTIRHSLEFIDWLRLVFSPFLPFSCERIAGMLGGGRENRWDAIGRPSLVEGTRLGQPVILFEKLEEGFDGSAAPGKPAASVPPGVKGEDDAKAPAVEPEAPARISFDEFRKLDLRVGRIISAEPVPKADKLLAMKVDLGEPEPRSIVAGLRQWYEPDALAGRLVVVVSNLEPARIRGVQSDGMILASDGGSGVFVLGPDPSARPGDKVR
- a CDS encoding zinc metallopeptidase; translated protein: MPLSFGQIDPGFLLVIGAMILGLIAGGAVQRTFSRYSKVGTRLGMTGEQMARRILDNYGLTNVAVERVAGNLTDHFDPRSNVLRLSDPVYGSASVAALGVAAHEAGHAVQHAFKYRPITMRNALVPVANLGSQLLVPLMFAGVVMGELGSLVITIGAILYGGAVLFHIVTLPVEFNASSRAVSYLEATGSLNSEELGGVKKVLRAAGMTYVAAALASVANLIRLLLLGRRR
- a CDS encoding site-2 protease family protein; this translates as MDGSAPLVIVLVFFSVICHEIAHGYTAYRLGDPTAYRMGRLTFNPLPHIDIFGTIILPILLTVIGSSVLLAWAKPVPVDPRYFRRPRTGMMWVSIAGPGTNLVLAAVFAGAAHLVSTVVPGFVTKALASTALVNVILTVFNLFPVPPLDGSRIVAKFLRGRALLRYLSIEPYGMFIVFGLLYLGVFSRVAYPALDLAVRLLDLGRFLFAV